From the genome of Pseudomonas sp. gcc21, one region includes:
- the uraD gene encoding 2-oxo-4-hydroxy-4-carboxy-5-ureidoimidazoline decarboxylase — MTLEELNQLPADAALTLFRDCCAADAWARPMVERRPFHSMDALHDASRALWPTLTEADWLAAFEAHPKIGDIKSLRSRYASTEALASGEQSGAQAAPEEVLQRLKEGNEAYENKFGFIFIVCATGKSAQEMLTLLEARLPNCRETEIDIAGAEQAKITHIRLDKLL, encoded by the coding sequence ATGACCCTTGAAGAGCTCAACCAGCTGCCTGCCGACGCAGCGCTGACGTTGTTTCGTGATTGCTGTGCGGCGGATGCCTGGGCCAGACCCATGGTGGAGAGGCGGCCCTTTCACTCCATGGATGCACTGCACGACGCGTCGCGCGCGCTCTGGCCGACCTTGACCGAAGCCGACTGGCTGGCGGCGTTCGAGGCGCACCCCAAGATTGGCGACATCAAGAGCCTGCGCAGCAGATATGCCAGTACCGAAGCGCTGGCGAGTGGCGAACAGTCCGGCGCCCAGGCCGCTCCGGAAGAGGTTCTGCAGCGCCTGAAGGAGGGCAACGAGGCCTACGAAAACAAGTTCGGCTTCATCTTCATCGTCTGCGCCACGGGCAAGAGTGCCCAGGAAATGCTCACGCTGCTCGAAGCCCGTCTGCCCAATTGCCGGGAAACGGAAATCGACATCGCCGGTGCCGAGCAGGCCAAAATCACCCATATCCGTTTGGACAAACTGCTATGA
- the uraH gene encoding hydroxyisourate hydrolase produces the protein MSKSPLTTHILDLGSGRPAADVCIVLERQSESGWEQIASAKTNQDGRVTDGFAGTFSAGVYRLTFDTEGYFRAQGKECFYPSVSISFRIDDPAAHYHVPLLLNQWGYSTYRGS, from the coding sequence ATGAGCAAAAGCCCTCTCACTACCCATATCCTGGATCTCGGTAGCGGGCGACCCGCCGCTGATGTGTGCATCGTGCTGGAGCGCCAGAGTGAATCCGGCTGGGAACAGATCGCCAGCGCCAAAACCAATCAGGACGGCCGCGTTACGGACGGCTTTGCCGGCACATTTTCGGCGGGTGTCTACCGGCTCACCTTTGACACCGAGGGGTATTTCCGTGCCCAGGGCAAGGAGTGTTTTTACCCTTCAGTGAGCATCAGCTTCCGGATTGACGATCCCGCGGCGCATTACCACGTGCCGCTATTGCTGAACCAATGGGGTTATTCAACGTACCGGGGTAGCTGA
- the guaD gene encoding guanine deaminase codes for MSLATIPIQSFPEGCTAVRGPLLHFLAEPGLGVPDPTSYEHLEDGLLIIADGRVLAVGEAERLLAQLPTGTVVEHWPDSLIVPGFIDTHVHMPQLSVMASYGTQLLDWLETYTFPAEARFADADWATERAELFVELLLAHGTTSGLVFSTSHEVATEALFSAAHSRNMAVTAGRVMMDRHAPDGVRDTAETSYLESRRLIERWHGTGRQRYAVTPRFAATSSPEQLELAGRLLAENPGVLMQTHWAENHAEIAWIKELFPECESYLDVYDHFALLGPTSVLAHGIHIDDRDRQRLRETGTRIAFCPTSNTFLGSGLFDLARARAAGVSVGLASDVGGGTSLSMLATMAEAYKVCQLRERSLNPFQAFYMATLGNAEVLHQADQTGNLQPGKYADFVVLDRAASPMLKMKATAADDLQGILFDLMILGDDRAIQRTYVAGQCRYDRDTAQGVVLNACVPG; via the coding sequence ATGAGCCTAGCGACGATTCCAATTCAATCCTTTCCGGAGGGTTGCACCGCAGTGCGCGGTCCGCTGCTGCATTTTCTTGCCGAACCCGGGTTGGGTGTGCCCGACCCGACAAGCTATGAACACCTTGAAGACGGTCTGCTGATCATTGCCGACGGCCGCGTGCTGGCAGTGGGGGAGGCCGAGCGCTTGCTCGCGCAGCTGCCGACCGGCACGGTGGTCGAACACTGGCCGGACAGCCTGATCGTACCGGGCTTTATCGATACCCACGTGCATATGCCGCAACTGTCTGTCATGGCAAGCTACGGCACGCAGCTGCTCGACTGGCTGGAAACCTACACCTTTCCGGCGGAGGCGCGCTTTGCCGATGCGGACTGGGCAACGGAGCGGGCTGAGCTCTTTGTTGAACTGCTGCTGGCGCACGGCACCACCTCGGGGCTGGTCTTCAGCACCTCCCACGAGGTCGCCACCGAGGCGCTGTTCAGCGCGGCCCATTCGCGCAATATGGCGGTCACCGCCGGCAGGGTGATGATGGATCGACACGCGCCCGATGGCGTGCGCGATACCGCCGAAACAAGCTACCTGGAAAGCCGCCGCCTGATCGAACGTTGGCATGGCACCGGCCGCCAGCGCTACGCCGTTACCCCGCGTTTCGCTGCCACTTCCAGTCCCGAACAGCTTGAGCTGGCTGGTCGGCTTCTGGCCGAAAACCCCGGAGTTCTGATGCAGACACACTGGGCCGAGAATCACGCCGAGATCGCCTGGATCAAGGAGCTGTTTCCCGAATGCGAAAGCTATCTGGACGTTTACGACCACTTTGCTCTGCTCGGGCCGACCAGTGTGCTCGCCCACGGTATCCATATCGATGACCGCGATCGCCAGCGTCTGCGGGAAACCGGTACGCGCATAGCCTTCTGCCCGACCTCCAATACCTTTCTCGGCAGCGGCCTGTTTGATCTGGCCAGAGCGCGGGCGGCGGGGGTGAGCGTGGGGCTGGCCTCGGATGTAGGCGGCGGCACCAGCCTGTCGATGCTGGCGACCATGGCCGAGGCCTACAAGGTATGTCAGCTACGCGAGCGGTCGCTGAATCCCTTCCAGGCGTTCTACATGGCCACGCTGGGGAATGCCGAGGTGCTGCACCAGGCCGATCAGACCGGCAATCTGCAGCCTGGCAAGTACGCTGATTTTGTGGTTCTGGACCGCGCCGCCAGCCCCATGCTGAAGATGAAAGCCACGGCGGCCGATGATCTGCAGGGCATCCTGTTCGATCTCATGATCCTCGGGGATGACCGCGCCATCCAACGCACCTATGTTGCCGGCCAGTGCCGGTACGATCGTGATACTGCACAAGGAGTTGTACTGAATGCATGCGTACCTGGCTGA
- a CDS encoding urate hydroxylase PuuD, translating into MHAYLAEWLSLIIRWFHVIAGVAWIGASFYFIWLDNHLREPPQWKKDKGIKGDLWAIHGGGIYEVAKYQLAPEKMPGELHWFKWEAYSTFISGMALLFAVYYFGNPGYLIDASKVALSTGGAVAVGLGTLAVVMLVYEALIRSPLARHGLAFGAVLYGLLVLVAWGLFQVFAGRGAYIHVGAVVGTIMVANVFLGIMPAQRALVDAIEKGQEPDARVAQLAARAKLRSVHNNYMTLPVIFIMISNHYPMLYSHAYGWAILAAIGFITAFARHFFNLRHHGVTRPSILIISALLTLALIWAVAPAPRTAAESSADAPAVTDATATAIVRNHCVACHATSPEHPAFQAAPAGIALDELWALIQHGAKVRQAAVDTHYMPLGNMTGMTDEERAQLGQWLSQNAP; encoded by the coding sequence ATGCATGCGTACCTGGCTGAGTGGCTGAGTCTGATCATCCGCTGGTTTCATGTCATTGCAGGCGTAGCCTGGATCGGCGCTTCGTTTTATTTTATCTGGCTCGACAACCATCTGCGCGAACCGCCGCAATGGAAGAAGGACAAGGGCATCAAGGGTGACCTGTGGGCCATCCATGGCGGCGGTATCTATGAGGTCGCCAAGTACCAGCTGGCGCCGGAGAAGATGCCCGGTGAGCTGCACTGGTTCAAGTGGGAGGCCTACAGCACCTTCATCAGTGGCATGGCGCTGCTGTTTGCGGTGTATTACTTCGGCAACCCCGGCTATCTGATCGATGCCAGCAAGGTGGCGTTGAGCACGGGCGGGGCTGTCGCCGTCGGGCTCGGCACGCTGGCGGTGGTGATGCTGGTGTACGAGGCGCTGATTCGCAGTCCGCTGGCCCGCCACGGTCTGGCCTTTGGCGCAGTGCTTTACGGGCTGCTAGTGCTGGTCGCCTGGGGCCTGTTTCAGGTGTTCGCCGGGCGCGGTGCATACATCCATGTGGGCGCGGTAGTGGGCACCATCATGGTCGCCAACGTCTTTCTCGGCATCATGCCGGCGCAGCGCGCGCTCGTGGATGCCATCGAGAAAGGGCAGGAGCCGGATGCACGCGTCGCGCAACTTGCCGCGCGTGCCAAGCTGCGGTCAGTACATAACAACTACATGACGCTGCCGGTCATCTTCATCATGATCAGCAATCACTATCCGATGTTGTATAGCCACGCGTACGGGTGGGCGATTCTCGCGGCGATCGGCTTCATCACGGCCTTTGCGCGGCACTTCTTCAACCTGCGCCACCACGGCGTGACGCGTCCATCGATCCTGATTATCAGTGCGCTGCTGACACTGGCGCTGATCTGGGCGGTGGCACCTGCGCCGCGCACCGCAGCAGAATCCAGCGCCGACGCGCCTGCTGTCACTGACGCGACGGCAACAGCCATAGTGCGCAACCACTGCGTCGCCTGTCACGCAACGTCCCCCGAGCATCCCGCATTTCAAGCGGCCCCCGCCGGCATTGCGCTTGATGAGCTGTGGGCGTTGATTCAGCACGGGGCGAAGGTGCGTCAGGCCGCGGTTGATACGCACTACATGCCGCTGGGCAACATGACCGGAATGACGGATGAAGAGCGCGCCCAACTGGGGCAATGGTTGAGCCAGAATGCACCCTGA
- a CDS encoding ABC transporter substrate-binding protein, whose protein sequence is MKEHSTTSGLFQRLSKGLALTAGVGALALSMASHAATDIRFTLDWRFEGPSAPFLLARDKGYFKEEGLNVTIDSGSGSAGAVTRLASNSYDMGIADYSALTETVANNPGTEVTGIYMLYNSTPATVFALSNSGIKVPGDLAGKTLGAPVFDGGRKAWPAFAQANGLAVDSVDWQSVEPALRETLLARGQLDAISGFYFTSLLNLEARGVDAKDIVAMKYPDHGVEFYGNTIIARDDFLQSNPEAVRGFLRAFNRAVQETLADPEAAVTYVKKQDALVDEALELRRLKLAFETYVVTDETRANGLGSVDDARLARAFDGMVSAYGLSASPELANLFDSSYLPPVEDRKVD, encoded by the coding sequence ATGAAGGAACATTCTACGACAAGCGGACTTTTCCAGCGTCTGTCCAAGGGGCTGGCGCTCACCGCCGGCGTCGGTGCCCTGGCCCTGAGCATGGCCAGCCACGCGGCGACCGATATCCGCTTCACCCTCGATTGGCGCTTCGAAGGACCCTCCGCGCCATTCCTGCTGGCGCGAGACAAGGGCTACTTCAAGGAAGAAGGCCTGAACGTGACCATCGATTCCGGTAGCGGCAGCGCCGGTGCGGTTACGCGTCTGGCCTCCAACAGCTACGACATGGGGATCGCCGATTACAGTGCGCTGACCGAAACCGTGGCAAACAATCCTGGCACCGAAGTCACCGGAATCTACATGCTCTACAATTCGACCCCCGCTACGGTGTTCGCCCTGAGCAATTCCGGCATCAAGGTACCAGGAGATCTTGCGGGCAAGACGCTGGGTGCGCCGGTATTCGACGGCGGGCGCAAGGCCTGGCCGGCCTTTGCTCAGGCCAACGGGCTGGCTGTCGACTCGGTCGATTGGCAATCGGTGGAACCAGCCCTGCGCGAGACGCTGCTGGCCCGTGGGCAGCTGGACGCTATCTCGGGTTTCTACTTCACCAGCCTGCTAAACCTAGAGGCTCGTGGCGTTGACGCCAAGGACATCGTGGCAATGAAGTATCCCGACCACGGGGTCGAGTTCTACGGCAACACCATTATCGCGCGAGATGACTTCCTGCAATCCAATCCTGAGGCTGTGCGGGGTTTTCTCCGCGCCTTTAATAGAGCAGTGCAAGAGACCCTGGCGGACCCGGAAGCGGCTGTCACCTACGTCAAGAAGCAGGACGCACTGGTCGATGAGGCGCTGGAGCTGCGCCGTCTGAAGCTGGCCTTTGAGACCTATGTTGTCACCGATGAAACCCGCGCCAACGGTCTGGGCAGCGTTGATGATGCACGTCTGGCTCGCGCCTTTGACGGCATGGTGTCGGCCTATGGTCTGAGCGCTTCGCCTGAGCTGGCCAACCTGTTCGACAGCAGTTACCTGCCACCGGTTGAAGACCGCAAGGTCGACTGA
- a CDS encoding ABC transporter ATP-binding protein encodes MDLVHFENVSMRYGDDGPLAIEDVSLRVKQNEFVAVVGPSGCGKSTLMKLVTGLAPPSEGQVYLGGNPVKGPQEGVGMAFQASNLLPWRTTLENILLPMEIVKKYRHRFSKDKAEFEEMGRALLKRVGLAGNEDKYPWELSGGMQQRASICRALIHKPSLLMLDEPFGALDAFTREELWCMVRDLWQEDPFTVVLVTHDLREAVFLADTVYVMSKGPGRILVRKTVDLPRPRDIAVTYTDTFAELVFELRDHIGRIRENRP; translated from the coding sequence ATGGATCTGGTTCATTTTGAGAACGTCAGCATGCGCTATGGCGATGACGGCCCGTTAGCCATCGAAGACGTCAGTTTGCGTGTGAAGCAGAACGAGTTTGTTGCCGTGGTCGGCCCGTCCGGCTGCGGCAAATCGACATTGATGAAACTGGTCACCGGGCTGGCACCGCCCAGCGAGGGCCAGGTCTACCTGGGTGGCAATCCGGTAAAGGGGCCGCAGGAGGGCGTGGGCATGGCCTTTCAGGCTTCAAACCTGCTGCCCTGGCGCACTACGCTGGAAAACATCCTGCTGCCCATGGAAATCGTCAAGAAATACCGCCATCGGTTCAGCAAGGACAAGGCCGAATTTGAAGAAATGGGTCGGGCGCTGCTCAAGCGCGTCGGGCTGGCGGGCAACGAGGACAAATACCCCTGGGAGCTCTCCGGCGGCATGCAGCAGCGCGCTTCGATCTGTCGCGCGCTAATCCACAAACCCAGCCTGTTGATGCTCGATGAGCCCTTCGGCGCGCTGGATGCCTTCACCCGGGAAGAGCTCTGGTGCATGGTGCGCGATCTCTGGCAGGAGGATCCCTTTACTGTCGTACTGGTGACCCACGATTTGCGCGAAGCGGTGTTTCTCGCCGATACCGTCTATGTGATGAGTAAAGGGCCGGGGCGGATTCTGGTACGCAAAACGGTCGATCTGCCGCGCCCACGGGACATCGCCGTGACCTATACCGACACGTTCGCCGAGCTGGTGTTCGAGCTGCGTGATCACATTGGCCGTATCCGGGAGAACAGACCATGA
- a CDS encoding ABC transporter permease, whose protein sequence is MTRAQRKRLLIKASPWLLLVSLTLLWELVCFAFTIPTYLFPAPSDIWAAWLQYRGPIMQHALQTLFTTVAGFGLAVVFGLLLGILVGSSPVIYKALYPLLVGFNSIPKVAFVPVLVVWFGIGTVPAILTAFLISFFPVVVNMATGLATLEPELQDVLRSLGASKLDILKKVALPRSMPYFFASLKVAITLAFVGSVISETVASNLGIGYLMMSASSTMNMGLVFAGLVVIGVMGVAMYEVFALVERRMTRWATRGSDIAF, encoded by the coding sequence ATGACCCGTGCCCAACGCAAACGCCTGCTGATCAAGGCGTCCCCCTGGCTGTTGCTGGTATCCCTGACCCTGTTGTGGGAACTGGTGTGCTTTGCTTTCACCATCCCCACTTACCTGTTTCCCGCGCCGAGCGATATCTGGGCTGCCTGGCTGCAGTACCGCGGGCCGATCATGCAACACGCGTTGCAGACACTCTTCACCACGGTGGCCGGGTTCGGTCTGGCGGTGGTGTTCGGCCTGTTGCTGGGCATTCTGGTGGGCTCGTCGCCGGTCATCTACAAGGCGCTGTATCCGCTGTTGGTAGGTTTCAACAGTATCCCCAAGGTGGCCTTTGTGCCGGTGCTGGTGGTGTGGTTCGGCATTGGAACGGTGCCGGCGATCCTGACGGCCTTTCTGATCTCCTTCTTCCCGGTGGTGGTGAATATGGCGACGGGGCTGGCGACGCTGGAGCCTGAGCTGCAGGACGTGCTGCGCTCATTGGGTGCCAGCAAGCTGGATATCCTGAAGAAGGTAGCGCTGCCGCGCTCGATGCCTTATTTCTTCGCTTCGCTGAAAGTGGCAATTACCCTGGCCTTCGTCGGCTCGGTGATCTCTGAAACGGTCGCCTCGAACCTGGGCATCGGCTATCTGATGATGTCGGCCAGCTCCACCATGAACATGGGTCTGGTGTTTGCCGGACTGGTGGTGATCGGCGTCATGGGTGTAGCGATGTACGAGGTGTTCGCCCTGGTTGAACGGCGCATGACGCGTTGGGCTACTCGGGGGTCGGATATCGCGTTCTGA
- a CDS encoding isopenicillin N synthase family oxygenase: MINTLTQEYGLKELQLETTFGGFGVEAAGEIPMIDLTDFDNRREEISDQLWRAATEVGFFQLVNHGLPTEQIHKAFRLSEAFFDLPDEQKAAFALKKGLNTGWEFMSQVRPSTRTADQKESFQITLPYMDDLWPNQTVVPEFQRVMLDFEYRSWQIGMQVLSCFAERLGFERDFFTRAHDRSRPEYQSTLRLLHYLPLPDDELDASLWRAGAHTDYDCLSMVFQQEGQGGLQVSPGKDAEGAGDNRVWYSVIPHDGVITCNVGDMLMRWSDDQLKSTLHRVRMPKPGEYRGPRYSLAFFCQANKDVMIQGPAGKYEPISAADYLLQRIQANFAEKNPT, from the coding sequence ATGATTAATACCCTTACCCAGGAATACGGACTCAAAGAGCTTCAGCTGGAAACCACCTTTGGGGGCTTCGGCGTCGAGGCGGCGGGAGAAATCCCGATGATCGACCTCACCGATTTCGATAACCGGCGAGAAGAAATTTCTGATCAGTTGTGGCGTGCTGCCACGGAGGTGGGCTTTTTCCAGCTGGTGAATCACGGCCTGCCCACTGAACAGATCCACAAGGCATTCCGGTTATCGGAGGCTTTTTTTGATTTGCCGGACGAGCAGAAAGCCGCCTTTGCGCTCAAGAAGGGCCTGAATACCGGATGGGAATTCATGTCGCAGGTGCGCCCATCTACCCGCACCGCGGATCAGAAGGAATCCTTCCAGATCACCCTGCCGTATATGGATGATCTATGGCCCAACCAGACGGTGGTACCGGAATTCCAGCGGGTGATGCTGGATTTCGAATACCGCTCCTGGCAGATCGGCATGCAAGTGCTGTCGTGTTTCGCCGAAAGACTCGGCTTCGAGCGCGATTTCTTCACCCGGGCGCATGACCGTTCCCGTCCTGAATACCAGAGCACACTCCGCCTGTTGCATTATCTGCCGTTGCCCGACGACGAGCTCGACGCCAGTCTCTGGCGGGCAGGCGCGCACACCGATTACGACTGCCTGTCCATGGTGTTTCAACAGGAGGGCCAGGGCGGATTGCAGGTCAGCCCCGGTAAGGATGCCGAAGGTGCCGGCGATAATCGGGTGTGGTATTCGGTTATCCCGCACGATGGCGTGATCACCTGCAATGTCGGCGACATGTTGATGCGCTGGAGTGATGACCAGCTCAAGTCGACGCTGCACCGGGTGCGCATGCCCAAGCCAGGCGAATACCGCGGACCACGCTACAGCCTCGCGTTCTTCTGTCAGGCGAACAAGGATGTGATGATTCAGGGCCCGGCGGGCAAGTACGAACCGATCTCCGCAGCGGATTATCTGCTGCAGAGAATTCAGGCGAACTTCGCGGAAAAGAACCCGACCTAA
- a CDS encoding amidohydrolase family protein → MSYLIKNADACFTRDNAATVRDIRIRDGRITEMGAGLLPDASEQLIDASGCVVWPGLVNTHHHLAQSIMKGVPAGLNQNLGDWLGSVPYRFWPKVTPQLMYHAARLGLYELLRSGATTCADHHYLYHSTTSPELEDAVWQAGDELGIRLVLCRGSATETGTHQGMLEHGIEPESLDQVLNRLEHTRSKYHQSGPDAMRKLVVAPTSLIHSSSVDGLKAQAAYAREFGLGMHSHLLEVGFDEQQARQKYGKSAIDHAGDCGWLGEDVWYAHLVHSDAHAVSRLAETNTAISHCPTSNCRLGSGVAPVHAMQEAGVKITLGVDGSASAESGSMLQELNLAWLIHRALHGPEATSLESVLKWGSRNGAELLGLDSVGEIAVGMDADLVLYDINQPRFAGVHYPLMAPLMCGEPATVKHSFVQGRQVVAGGEVQGLDEAELTARVKECVAQLPAS, encoded by the coding sequence ATGTCTTACCTGATCAAGAATGCCGACGCGTGCTTTACCCGGGATAATGCCGCCACGGTGCGCGACATCCGCATACGCGACGGTCGAATAACCGAGATGGGAGCCGGGCTACTGCCCGACGCATCCGAACAGCTCATCGACGCCAGCGGCTGCGTCGTCTGGCCCGGGCTGGTCAATACGCACCACCATCTGGCGCAATCCATCATGAAGGGCGTGCCCGCCGGCCTCAACCAGAACCTGGGCGACTGGCTCGGCTCCGTACCCTATCGTTTCTGGCCCAAGGTCACGCCGCAGCTTATGTATCACGCGGCGCGGTTGGGGCTGTACGAGCTGCTGCGCTCGGGTGCGACCACCTGCGCGGATCACCATTACCTGTATCACTCGACCACCTCGCCGGAGCTTGAGGACGCGGTCTGGCAAGCGGGTGACGAACTCGGTATTCGTCTGGTGTTATGTCGCGGCAGCGCGACCGAGACGGGGACGCATCAGGGCATGCTCGAACACGGCATTGAGCCGGAATCCCTCGATCAGGTGCTGAATCGCCTGGAACATACCCGCAGCAAATACCATCAGTCCGGGCCGGACGCCATGCGCAAACTGGTGGTGGCGCCTACCAGCCTGATCCATTCGAGTTCAGTCGATGGCCTGAAAGCCCAGGCCGCCTATGCCCGGGAGTTCGGCCTTGGCATGCACTCTCATCTGCTGGAAGTGGGTTTTGATGAGCAACAGGCACGCCAGAAATACGGTAAGAGTGCGATCGATCACGCCGGTGACTGTGGCTGGCTGGGGGAGGATGTCTGGTATGCGCACCTGGTGCATTCTGACGCGCACGCCGTCTCACGGTTAGCTGAAACAAACACCGCGATATCCCATTGTCCGACCTCAAACTGCAGGCTCGGCAGCGGCGTCGCGCCGGTGCATGCAATGCAGGAAGCAGGGGTAAAGATCACGCTGGGCGTGGATGGATCGGCCTCCGCGGAGTCGGGTTCGATGCTCCAGGAGCTGAACCTTGCGTGGCTTATCCACCGCGCATTGCACGGTCCGGAGGCAACATCCCTTGAAAGCGTTCTGAAATGGGGCAGCCGTAACGGCGCTGAGCTGTTGGGGCTGGATAGCGTGGGTGAGATTGCCGTCGGTATGGATGCTGATCTGGTGCTCTACGACATCAACCAGCCGCGCTTTGCCGGCGTACATTATCCGTTGATGGCGCCCTTGATGTGCGGCGAGCCGGCCACAGTGAAGCATAGTTTTGTGCAGGGCCGGCAGGTGGTGGCAGGCGGAGAGGTGCAGGGGCTTGATGAGGCAGAGCTCACCGCCCGCGTGAAAGAGTGTGTGGCTCAGCTGCCCGCGTCCTGA
- a CDS encoding BMP family ABC transporter substrate-binding protein produces MSLKQKLALAAALAFSTQVLADDPLKIGFVYVGPIGDHGWSYQHDQGRLAVEKHFGEAVQTTYVENVNEGADAERTIRRLAQAGNDLIFTTSFGFMNPTARVAADYPDKTFMHATGYKQADNLGTYLSVTYEGRYVTGTAAGLVTESDTIGYIASFPIPEVIRDINATYLGAKAVNPDVQMKVVWVNTWFDPAKEADAANTLMDQGADVIVQHTDSPAPLLAANKRGKWGVGQASDMSHFAPEAHLLSVVNDWGPYYIKQVQAVMDDNWKSEDYWGGISDDVIRIAAINDRLTEAQRSQVDGLIASIGSGEFHPFSGPLKNQAGELKVKEGEHLSQKELAEMNWYVEGIDATSPQ; encoded by the coding sequence ATGAGCTTGAAGCAGAAACTGGCCTTAGCGGCTGCGTTGGCTTTTTCGACCCAGGTGCTGGCGGATGATCCATTAAAGATCGGCTTCGTATACGTCGGCCCCATTGGTGATCACGGATGGAGTTATCAGCATGATCAGGGTCGGCTCGCGGTGGAGAAACATTTTGGCGAGGCGGTGCAGACCACTTATGTGGAAAACGTGAACGAAGGGGCGGATGCGGAGCGCACTATTCGCCGCCTGGCCCAGGCCGGCAATGACCTGATTTTCACCACCTCCTTCGGATTCATGAACCCGACCGCGCGCGTGGCGGCGGACTATCCGGACAAGACATTCATGCATGCCACCGGCTACAAGCAGGCCGATAACCTGGGCACCTACCTCTCGGTCACTTACGAGGGACGTTATGTCACGGGTACTGCGGCCGGCCTGGTGACCGAGTCGGACACCATCGGCTATATCGCATCATTCCCGATCCCGGAAGTTATCCGTGACATCAACGCGACCTATCTTGGTGCGAAGGCGGTCAACCCTGACGTTCAGATGAAGGTCGTGTGGGTGAATACATGGTTCGATCCGGCCAAGGAGGCGGATGCGGCCAATACGCTGATGGATCAGGGCGCCGATGTAATCGTCCAGCACACCGACAGCCCTGCTCCGCTGCTTGCGGCGAACAAGCGTGGCAAGTGGGGCGTGGGTCAGGCCTCTGACATGAGCCACTTTGCGCCTGAAGCGCACCTGCTGTCAGTGGTCAACGATTGGGGTCCGTACTACATCAAACAGGTCCAGGCCGTTATGGATGACAACTGGAAATCCGAGGATTACTGGGGCGGCATCTCTGATGACGTGATCAGGATCGCAGCGATCAACGACCGTCTGACCGAAGCGCAGCGCAGCCAGGTGGATGGTCTTATCGCGTCGATCGGTAGCGGTGAATTCCACCCTTTCAGCGGTCCTCTGAAGAACCAGGCCGGCGAGCTGAAAGTGAAGGAAGGCGAGCATCTGAGCCAGAAGGAGCTTGCTGAAATGAACTGGTACGTCGAGGGCATTGACGCCACCAGCCCGCAGTAA